A genomic stretch from Candidatus Vicinibacter proximus includes:
- a CDS encoding ATP-binding cassette domain-containing protein, whose amino-acid sequence MPFTNISKPLERFWRLIALEKKELVSIYFYSILNGLVYLSIPLGIQSIVNQLFGGLVSTSLVVLIIIVVFGVLLNGWLTILQMNSNERIQRRIFTRFSLQFAYKIPRLDLMSVDDYHLPELVNRFFDTASVQKGLTKVLIEFPSASIQILFGIILLSLYNVTFFAFGILLIGLMYIIIRTTYAKGITTSLEESNYKYEVGHWLEEVARVIKTLKFMGRNDFGAHKADYIVSEYLDARAEHFKVLKIQYWAFVWFKVIITAALLILGAVLVINQQINIGQFIASEIVIIMLLSSVEKVISSLDVVYDMLTSLEKVSNILDKPLEKQDGLDILEISQAKGVSVKAENLSYRFTDNDNYVLKKLDFEIKEGEKVCIFGSQSSGKTTLLKLLTGGYLNYEGNLLFNNYPLGNFNLEKLRQEIGIYLATPDIFSGSLYDNLALGDSTITPQFIMQISEKTGLLPFIQSLKNGLDSRIDTIGKKLPRSIIIKILFTRALLTKPRLLLIEDCWSGLERLEQENMIKCLTGSENSFTLIAVTNDENFARICDKIILLEDGKLMVFGNFESVSRTEVYKKMFKKLSL is encoded by the coding sequence ATGCCTTTCACAAATATCAGTAAACCATTAGAGCGTTTTTGGAGATTAATTGCTCTAGAGAAAAAAGAGTTGGTCTCTATTTATTTTTATTCTATTCTCAATGGTTTGGTATATCTATCCATCCCATTAGGTATTCAATCCATAGTAAACCAATTGTTCGGAGGCTTGGTAAGCACATCCCTTGTAGTGCTCATTATAATTGTAGTCTTTGGTGTGTTGTTAAACGGTTGGCTTACCATTTTGCAAATGAATTCGAATGAAAGGATACAACGAAGAATATTTACCAGGTTTAGCTTACAGTTCGCTTACAAAATTCCACGATTGGATTTAATGTCTGTGGATGATTACCACTTACCCGAATTAGTCAATCGCTTTTTTGACACCGCTTCTGTTCAAAAAGGTCTTACCAAAGTGCTTATTGAATTCCCATCTGCATCCATACAAATTCTGTTTGGTATTATTTTACTTTCCTTATACAATGTCACTTTTTTTGCGTTTGGCATTTTGCTGATTGGATTAATGTACATTATAATCCGAACCACTTATGCCAAAGGAATAACCACCTCATTAGAAGAAAGTAACTACAAGTATGAGGTAGGACATTGGCTCGAGGAGGTAGCTCGGGTTATTAAAACGCTAAAGTTTATGGGTAGAAATGATTTTGGAGCACATAAAGCCGATTATATCGTTAGTGAGTATCTTGATGCAAGGGCTGAACACTTTAAGGTATTGAAGATTCAATATTGGGCTTTCGTTTGGTTCAAAGTAATCATTACTGCTGCATTATTGATTTTGGGGGCTGTGTTGGTAATCAATCAACAAATTAATATTGGACAGTTTATTGCCAGCGAAATAGTAATTATCATGTTGTTAAGCTCTGTAGAGAAAGTCATCAGCAGCCTGGATGTAGTATATGATATGCTCACTTCTCTTGAGAAGGTCAGTAATATTTTAGACAAACCACTGGAAAAACAAGATGGGCTGGATATTCTAGAGATAAGTCAGGCCAAAGGTGTAAGTGTAAAAGCCGAAAACCTTTCTTATCGTTTTACGGATAACGACAACTATGTTTTAAAAAAGCTGGATTTCGAAATTAAAGAGGGTGAAAAAGTTTGTATTTTCGGTTCCCAAAGTTCCGGAAAAACTACTCTACTCAAACTATTAACTGGAGGCTATTTAAACTATGAAGGAAATTTACTTTTCAATAATTATCCTCTTGGCAATTTCAATCTTGAAAAACTAAGACAGGAAATTGGTATTTATCTTGCCACACCAGATATTTTTTCAGGCTCTCTTTACGATAATCTTGCCTTAGGAGATAGCACAATAACTCCGCAGTTCATTATGCAAATTTCTGAAAAAACCGGATTGCTTCCTTTTATTCAGTCATTAAAAAATGGGTTGGATTCCAGAATTGACACCATCGGTAAAAAACTCCCGAGAAGCATCATCATAAAAATTTTGTTCACAAGAGCTCTGCTCACAAAACCGCGTTTGCTTTTGATAGAAGATTGCTGGAGTGGTTTGGAGCGATTGGAACAGGAAAACATGATCAAGTGTCTTACCGGTTCCGAAAATAGCTTTACGCTTATCGCCGTAACCAATGACGAAAACTTTGCCAGAATTTGTGATAAAATTATTCTTCTTGAGGATGGCAAATTGATGGTATTCGGGAACTTTGAATCAGTAAGCAGAACTGAGGTGTATAAAAAAATGTTTAAAAAACTTAGCTTGTAA
- a CDS encoding Fic family protein, translated as MFLLPVENIHINQEKITEIDRILKSIYRLIIYSRYHLDDDLLDIYLADMDNLQELLSIKNAQMEAQNEEEANAYLINLKLSLDFVIKEIILHKNFEKEIQLFQLLRIVSPETNAIHPNRYRQTLVQIGAHICPEPKAVPQLVSELFYRMKSISNPIIRAIYFHHELIRIHPFVDGNGRVTRIAKNWMLMYDLYPPIFINDASQKKEYTTTLGNSFKELLKNPEKWNYFTEQFFEQELDRLLLNASLLYENVSIIGLNREKISSGEKS; from the coding sequence ATGTTTTTGCTTCCCGTAGAAAATATTCATATAAATCAGGAAAAGATCACTGAAATTGATAGAATTCTGAAGTCAATTTACAGACTGATTATATACAGCCGTTATCATCTTGACGATGATCTTTTGGATATCTACTTAGCGGATATGGACAATTTACAAGAACTTCTAAGCATTAAAAATGCCCAAATGGAAGCTCAAAACGAAGAAGAGGCCAATGCGTATTTGATAAACTTGAAATTATCACTTGACTTTGTCATTAAGGAAATTATTTTACACAAAAATTTTGAAAAGGAAATACAATTATTTCAACTGCTTCGTATAGTTTCGCCCGAAACTAATGCAATACATCCAAATCGTTACAGACAAACACTTGTACAGATAGGAGCACATATTTGCCCTGAACCAAAAGCAGTTCCCCAATTGGTTTCCGAACTATTTTATAGAATGAAGTCTATTTCAAATCCCATCATCAGGGCTATCTATTTTCATCATGAGTTAATTAGAATACACCCTTTTGTGGATGGAAATGGCCGTGTCACCAGAATTGCAAAAAATTGGATGTTGATGTATGATTTATATCCGCCAATTTTTATTAATGATGCCTCACAAAAAAAGGAATACACTACTACACTTGGAAATAGCTTTAAAGAATTATTAAAAAACCCTGAAAAATGGAATTATTTCACCGAACAATTTTTTGAACAAGAACTTGATCGCTTGTTGTTAAATGCTTCTTTGCTTTATGAAAATGTTAGTATAATTGGATTAAATAGAGAAAAGATCAGTAGCGGGGAGAAAAGTTAA
- a CDS encoding HlyD family efflux transporter periplasmic adaptor subunit, which translates to MWLNKDNQALLKEKNEFVSFRKAFDNGNDINLMKWFIGIGLVLIIFLLLPWTQNIQAPGIITTRSPEQRPQELNSVIDGRIEHWFVKEGDMVVKGDTILKISEVEEYYLDPELLKRTEEQILAKEGTVDFYRNKVTAIQNQLSATYQVRELTLQQLKNKIKQATLNVVTDSMALKAAETELKIAQDQYKRQEELYKQGLKSLTELEQRKQQLQNAEAKITTAANKFANTKNDLLIAKIELNQTDNEYSEKMSKAESDKFAALSEITNGESEVAKLKNQFSNYSIRNAFYYVLAPQNGQITKTISAGIGEIVKAGEMIVKIVPQKFQYAVEMYVRPMDLPLMDIGQKVRFQFDGWPAIVFSGWPVASYGTYGGVVVAIDNSVSDNGKFRILVVEDSKDQKWPDALKVGGGAKGMALLKDVTIIYELWRNINGFPPDFYKSSDSKEQPSKNEK; encoded by the coding sequence ATGTGGCTTAATAAAGATAATCAGGCATTGCTCAAAGAAAAGAACGAATTTGTTTCGTTTCGTAAAGCATTTGACAATGGGAATGATATAAACTTGATGAAATGGTTTATAGGCATTGGCTTAGTACTAATCATTTTTCTCCTGCTTCCGTGGACACAAAATATTCAAGCCCCCGGCATTATCACAACCCGTTCTCCCGAACAACGGCCTCAAGAACTGAATTCAGTTATTGATGGGAGAATTGAACATTGGTTTGTGAAAGAAGGTGATATGGTAGTAAAAGGCGACACAATTTTAAAAATTTCGGAAGTGGAGGAATATTATCTGGATCCAGAACTTTTAAAACGCACGGAAGAACAGATTTTAGCTAAAGAAGGAACAGTGGATTTTTATCGAAATAAAGTAACCGCAATTCAAAATCAGCTTTCAGCCACCTATCAAGTTCGGGAACTAACATTACAACAGTTAAAAAATAAAATTAAACAGGCAACGCTCAATGTGGTAACGGACAGCATGGCATTAAAGGCAGCAGAAACAGAATTAAAAATTGCACAAGATCAATACAAAAGACAGGAAGAGCTTTACAAACAAGGTTTAAAATCACTTACTGAATTGGAACAACGAAAACAGCAATTGCAAAATGCAGAAGCTAAAATAACTACTGCTGCAAACAAATTTGCCAACACCAAAAATGATTTACTCATTGCCAAAATTGAACTAAATCAAACCGACAATGAGTATTCCGAAAAAATGTCTAAAGCAGAAAGTGATAAATTCGCCGCTTTAAGTGAAATTACAAATGGAGAAAGTGAGGTGGCCAAACTAAAAAATCAGTTTTCAAATTATTCCATTCGGAATGCCTTCTATTATGTGCTGGCCCCGCAAAACGGCCAAATCACAAAAACTATTTCAGCAGGTATAGGCGAAATAGTGAAGGCAGGCGAAATGATTGTAAAAATTGTACCTCAAAAATTTCAATATGCCGTAGAGATGTATGTAAGACCAATGGACTTGCCACTTATGGACATAGGACAAAAAGTTCGCTTCCAATTTGACGGCTGGCCTGCCATAGTTTTCAGTGGTTGGCCAGTGGCAAGTTATGGAACTTATGGAGGTGTTGTAGTAGCCATTGATAACTCTGTTTCTGATAACGGCAAATTCAGAATCCTTGTAGTGGAAGATTCAAAAGACCAAAAATGGCCAGATGCTCTAAAAGTTGGTGGCGGCGCAAAGGGAATGGCATTACTCAAAGATGTAACCATCATCTATGAACTATGGCGAAACATTAACGGATTTCCCCCCGACTTTTATAAATCATCCGATTCAAAAGAACAACCATCAAAAAATGAAAAGTAA
- a CDS encoding helix-turn-helix transcriptional regulator, whose amino-acid sequence MKNTIKIERAKKNFTQAELADKIGVSRQAVNSIETGKFVPSTVLALKMAKVFGTTVEVIFQLENSD is encoded by the coding sequence ATGAAAAACACGATTAAAATAGAAAGAGCAAAGAAAAATTTTACCCAGGCAGAACTTGCTGACAAAATTGGAGTTTCAAGACAGGCTGTTAATTCGATAGAAACAGGTAAGTTTGTACCTTCAACAGTTTTGGCTCTTAAAATGGCGAAAGTATTTGGGACTACGGTAGAAGTAATATTTCAGCTTGAAAATTCTGACTGA
- a CDS encoding DUF1801 domain-containing protein translates to MNTETQEYNNRQVETDQEICNLLTKIIDEQLPEAENKIWHAHPVWFLDGNPVVGYSKLKDSVRLLFWSGASFEEEDLKINTGKFKDAGIRYTSVDQINKIDLIRWLEKSKVIQWDYKNIVKRKGKLEYLNPAK, encoded by the coding sequence ATGAATACTGAAACTCAAGAATATAATAACCGGCAAGTAGAAACCGATCAAGAAATTTGTAATCTACTGACAAAGATTATTGATGAGCAATTGCCTGAGGCTGAGAATAAAATTTGGCATGCACATCCTGTTTGGTTTCTTGATGGGAATCCGGTCGTAGGTTACAGTAAGCTGAAGGATAGCGTCCGACTTTTATTCTGGAGTGGTGCAAGTTTTGAGGAGGAAGATTTGAAAATCAATACCGGAAAATTTAAAGATGCGGGTATTCGTTATACATCAGTGGATCAAATAAATAAAATCGACCTCATCCGGTGGCTAGAGAAATCAAAAGTAATTCAGTGGGATTACAAGAACATTGTAAAAAGAAAAGGAAAATTGGAGTATTTAAATCCAGCAAAATGA
- a CDS encoding CPBP family intramembrane metalloprotease gives MKQLITYFGLAYLISWTIWLPLYGHTLGLTNLPTLPYHHGLGGFGPLIASFLTTWFYQRKTGVNLLIEKCFQVRPLVYLIIALLSPFILSLIATIINFFIDKSPIHLSGLLRSKEFPQFNLPTFFIYNLIFFGYGEEVGWRGFALPRLQEKLSALTSSIILTVFWAIWHWPLFFYRPGYSTMDFSGIFGWTFSLLTGSVLLTWLYNSSRASILICAIFHSTIDISFTADFAEMNIMNYMGFLITVWGILTIIIFKPKNLATNEREKHYSR, from the coding sequence ATGAAACAATTGATAACATATTTCGGACTGGCTTATTTAATCAGCTGGACAATATGGCTTCCGTTGTATGGACACACTTTGGGGTTGACCAATTTACCAACCTTACCTTATCATCATGGACTTGGTGGCTTTGGACCTTTAATTGCCTCATTCCTGACAACTTGGTTTTATCAAAGAAAAACAGGAGTAAATCTTTTAATTGAGAAATGCTTTCAGGTAAGACCATTGGTTTATTTGATTATAGCATTATTGAGTCCTTTTATACTTTCCTTAATTGCGACAATTATAAATTTTTTTATAGACAAATCACCAATCCATCTTTCTGGACTACTAAGAAGCAAAGAGTTTCCGCAATTCAACCTGCCGACTTTTTTCATTTACAATTTAATTTTCTTCGGTTATGGAGAAGAAGTTGGTTGGCGAGGTTTTGCCTTGCCAAGATTACAGGAAAAACTAAGCGCATTAACATCAAGCATTATACTGACAGTATTTTGGGCAATTTGGCATTGGCCACTTTTCTTTTACAGACCCGGTTACTCAACAATGGACTTTTCTGGAATATTTGGTTGGACATTTAGCCTATTGACTGGAAGTGTATTATTGACTTGGCTTTACAACTCTTCCAGAGCGAGCATTTTAATTTGTGCCATTTTTCATTCAACCATAGACATCTCATTTACTGCTGACTTTGCAGAAATGAATATCATGAATTATATGGGATTTTTAATTACAGTTTGGGGCATATTGACAATAATTATTTTTAAACCAAAAAATTTGGCAACCAATGAACGAGAAAAGCACTACAGTCGATAA
- a CDS encoding TetR/AcrR family transcriptional regulator yields MELQLHMRINEGLFLRNPEGSELGKKIIKHCIQMIHKNGFEAFNFKKLAEDIGTTEASVYRYFENKHKLLIYLTSWYWGWVEFQISFHTNNIIDPILKLKKVIKLLATNVEDDTQTSHVNESLLHQIVIAEGSKAYLTKQVAEDNKQHFFKPYKDLFDVIGKIILECNPQYKYPKSLASTIIEMAHFQNFFMYNLPSLTDFEKTKEETEIIAFLNNLVFSSIRKK; encoded by the coding sequence ATGGAGCTACAGTTGCACATGAGAATTAACGAAGGATTGTTTCTGCGCAATCCAGAGGGTTCAGAATTGGGTAAAAAAATTATCAAACACTGTATTCAGATGATTCATAAAAACGGATTTGAGGCGTTTAACTTTAAAAAGCTTGCCGAAGATATTGGGACCACTGAGGCAAGTGTGTATCGTTACTTTGAAAACAAGCACAAACTCCTCATTTACTTAACTTCATGGTATTGGGGTTGGGTTGAATTCCAGATTAGTTTTCATACCAATAATATCATAGACCCGATTCTCAAATTAAAAAAAGTGATTAAGCTGTTAGCCACTAATGTTGAAGACGACACACAAACCAGTCATGTGAATGAAAGTTTACTTCATCAAATTGTAATTGCAGAGGGGTCAAAGGCTTATTTGACAAAGCAGGTGGCCGAGGATAACAAACAACATTTTTTTAAGCCTTATAAAGACCTTTTTGATGTTATAGGAAAAATTATATTGGAATGTAATCCTCAATACAAATACCCAAAGTCACTGGCTTCTACCATTATCGAAATGGCACATTTTCAAAACTTTTTTATGTACAATCTCCCCTCTCTTACCGACTTCGAAAAAACTAAAGAGGAGACTGAAATAATCGCTTTTTTAAATAATTTGGTTTTTTCTAGTATCCGGAAAAAATAA
- a CDS encoding erythromycin esterase family protein produces the protein MKKNNISIDSTYGMNSIIGKPEVQIIGFGEASHGQGSFFTHKINSFKWLVENEGFRIFALEAGFAESLVINQYVLYGKGSAKESLTYLNYGVWQIAEFVELIEWMRAYNVNKSAEKRIMFYGFDCQMSKGGVDYIKSVSHIIQYNFRHNELSLLDDLLQLQRTRDRRLAKRIHPLLSNFITSFAKRISDSDQDVTFKRTSLTVLENLRYFCDTERNSENQNSLNRARFMADNVQNILDIEGKNIKMVLSAHNGHISTNPKMKEAGFWLKKKFEGKYYALGYEFNQGKILGFDVVDEEIVFQELTIQPSAKGTLGNLLSIFVGKDCLLDLTDSKPVWFSKSQTISDIMGCYGQRGCMDRYTKTNLSLSYNGIIYIEYTEAAKRMEIIH, from the coding sequence GTGAAAAAAAATAATATAAGTATAGATAGCACATATGGGATGAATTCTATTATTGGGAAACCTGAAGTACAAATCATTGGCTTTGGTGAAGCATCGCATGGTCAAGGAAGTTTTTTTACACATAAAATCAACAGTTTTAAATGGCTTGTTGAGAATGAAGGCTTTAGGATTTTTGCATTAGAAGCTGGCTTTGCAGAATCTTTGGTAATTAATCAATATGTGCTTTATGGAAAAGGCAGCGCAAAAGAAAGTTTAACATACCTTAATTATGGTGTATGGCAAATTGCAGAATTCGTGGAACTAATTGAGTGGATGAGAGCATATAATGTCAACAAGTCTGCAGAGAAACGTATCATGTTTTACGGTTTTGATTGTCAAATGTCAAAAGGCGGAGTAGATTATATAAAATCCGTTAGCCACATCATTCAGTATAATTTTAGGCACAATGAACTTTCACTCTTAGATGATTTATTGCAGCTACAACGTACACGAGACAGACGATTGGCTAAACGAATACATCCGCTATTATCGAATTTTATTACTTCATTTGCTAAAAGAATATCTGATTCAGACCAGGATGTAACTTTCAAAAGGACTTCTCTAACTGTATTGGAAAATTTACGATACTTTTGTGATACCGAAAGAAATAGTGAAAATCAGAACAGCTTAAATCGTGCAAGATTTATGGCAGATAATGTACAAAACATACTTGATATAGAAGGCAAAAATATAAAAATGGTGCTTTCTGCTCACAATGGACATATCTCTACAAATCCAAAAATGAAAGAAGCTGGATTTTGGTTAAAGAAGAAGTTTGAAGGTAAATATTATGCTTTGGGATATGAATTCAACCAAGGTAAAATTTTAGGATTTGATGTCGTAGATGAAGAAATTGTTTTCCAAGAGTTGACAATTCAACCATCAGCAAAGGGTACATTGGGCAACCTCCTTTCAATTTTTGTTGGAAAGGATTGTTTGCTTGATTTAACTGATTCTAAACCGGTTTGGTTTTCAAAAAGTCAAACCATTTCTGACATTATGGGATGTTATGGACAAAGAGGATGTATGGATAGATATACTAAGACTAATTTATCCTTATCGTACAACGGAATTATTTATATTGAATATACAGAGGCAGCAAAGCGAATGGAAATCATTCATTAA
- a CDS encoding SRPBCC domain-containing protein, translating to MTNSIKITVQATIDADLTTVWNSYTNPEHITKWNFASEDWQCPYATNDLRVGGKYSARMEARDGSFGFDFEAIYDEIVEKEKIVYTMTDGRQATVHFKGSDFRTEVSIVFDAETENSVELQKGGWQAILNNFKNYCESKPSKMKKLEFKIELNSSAEKAFNTMLGLKDISTYEKWTSEFNPTSTYEGSWVEGSKILFIGIGEGGKRGGMVSRISKNVPNQFISIEHYGILDGEIEITSGPQVERWAGGFENYSFREEGGNTIITVEIDVVDEFIDYFQNTYPKALDKLKEVIEHS from the coding sequence ATGACAAATTCAATCAAAATTACTGTACAGGCAACTATTGATGCAGACCTAACAACAGTCTGGAATTCTTACACAAATCCCGAACACATTACCAAATGGAACTTTGCTTCTGAGGATTGGCAATGTCCCTATGCCACAAACGACTTACGGGTTGGGGGTAAGTACTCCGCCAGAATGGAGGCAAGAGATGGGAGCTTTGGCTTCGACTTTGAAGCTATATATGACGAAATAGTAGAAAAAGAAAAAATAGTTTATACCATGACAGATGGCAGACAGGCCACTGTACATTTTAAAGGCTCAGACTTTCGCACGGAAGTTTCCATTGTCTTTGATGCCGAAACAGAAAATTCAGTTGAATTGCAAAAAGGGGGTTGGCAAGCCATTCTGAATAATTTTAAAAATTATTGTGAATCAAAACCATCCAAAATGAAGAAATTAGAATTTAAAATAGAGCTTAACTCTTCTGCAGAAAAAGCATTTAACACCATGCTTGGGCTTAAAGATATCAGTACCTACGAAAAATGGACTTCTGAATTTAACCCTACCTCCACTTATGAAGGATCCTGGGTTGAGGGAAGTAAAATACTTTTTATAGGTATAGGAGAAGGCGGTAAGCGGGGAGGTATGGTGTCCAGAATTTCAAAAAACGTACCCAATCAATTTATATCCATTGAGCATTATGGAATTTTAGATGGGGAAATAGAAATTACAAGTGGTCCACAAGTCGAGCGATGGGCTGGAGGTTTTGAGAATTATTCATTTAGAGAAGAAGGTGGTAATACCATCATCACTGTAGAGATTGATGTGGTGGATGAATTTATAGATTATTTTCAAAATACTTATCCTAAGGCACTTGACAAATTAAAGGAAGTGATTGAGCATAGTTGA
- a CDS encoding alpha/beta hydrolase translates to MKLGITLLAIIITSCGQSLEYDNSFIRFHLYGKGEPVFVFSGGPGNDCHQEEDVAIKIGEKYMAILLEQRGTGLSMPTELNKHTVNLDAYIKDILYVMDSLKILKAKFYGHSWGAMYASTFAVQFPEKVSSLVFIAPGNIKLGRSYGDTIFTNRMAKLTNEQRNRFDQLSKIDAHKMSTSEQSEVANLRATFNTYDTTNQDWKFAKIKRGTTNSKTNALMMEDLERINFDLTQKLKSLKIPITIITCKEDPLAFFTVEYQKYVPQSIIQWLDKCGHFPMYEQPELFYPLLFNALNR, encoded by the coding sequence ATGAAATTAGGCATAACATTATTGGCGATAATTATAACTTCCTGCGGACAAAGCTTGGAATATGATAATAGTTTTATCCGATTCCATCTTTATGGCAAAGGAGAACCTGTATTTGTTTTTAGCGGCGGCCCCGGGAATGACTGCCATCAGGAAGAGGATGTTGCTATAAAAATCGGTGAAAAATATATGGCGATTTTACTGGAGCAACGTGGCACAGGACTTTCTATGCCAACTGAATTAAATAAGCATACCGTAAATCTTGATGCATATATCAAAGATATATTGTATGTGATGGACAGTTTAAAAATTCTCAAAGCAAAATTTTATGGACATTCATGGGGTGCGATGTACGCTTCTACCTTTGCTGTTCAATTTCCTGAAAAAGTTTCTTCACTTGTTTTCATTGCACCAGGAAATATAAAGTTAGGTAGGTCTTATGGCGATACGATTTTCACCAATAGAATGGCAAAGCTAACAAATGAACAGCGTAACCGATTTGATCAACTTAGCAAGATAGATGCCCACAAAATGTCAACTTCTGAGCAAAGTGAAGTAGCCAATTTAAGAGCGACATTTAATACCTATGACACCACCAACCAAGATTGGAAGTTTGCGAAAATTAAAAGAGGCACTACTAACTCAAAAACAAATGCCTTGATGATGGAAGATCTTGAACGAATAAATTTCGACCTTACCCAAAAACTTAAATCGTTGAAAATACCTATTACAATAATTACTTGCAAAGAAGACCCTTTGGCATTTTTTACAGTGGAATATCAAAAATATGTACCACAGTCAATAATTCAATGGCTAGACAAATGCGGTCATTTTCCAATGTATGAACAACCTGAATTATTCTATCCACTACTCTTCAATGCATTAAACCGTTGA
- a CDS encoding TolC family protein translates to MKSNLLNYFFRLLKKGAFIKFLTTFQIVSAAPADTTLRVLSVSEFMEIVKNYHPVAKQAQLILEQAKAKLLIARGGWDPDLYSNYKNKTYDGANYYSYFESKISVPVWYGIEVNTGYDLVNGQNINVENKLPSNGLGYLGISVSLLKNVLLDKQRATLKQALIFREASEQQRLVILNDLLYNALKTYYDWSYSYNEYLIYKEAVRIATIRYNATIQGVIYGDRAALDTTEALTQLQSRQFQLNDAKLRFLNNGLEINNYLWLNNNTPRPIDTTIVPMPLNTNFTQQQIQLNYLEDMAFELQQNHPILLNYNFKLRQLDIERRLKLENLKPTLNAKYNLLSEQFNFQSQAGILLSNNYYFGLNFSMPLTFMEGRGALRLTKLEIQNTRYEMNYKKQELLNKLRGTFNELITTQQQSKLYEQSVQGFKDLFEGETIRLNNGESSLFLVNARENRLLDAQIKLCELQTKYFKTEAELKWAVGNINR, encoded by the coding sequence ATGAAAAGTAATCTTCTTAATTATTTTTTTAGACTTTTAAAGAAAGGAGCATTTATAAAATTTCTAACAACTTTTCAAATTGTTAGCGCCGCACCAGCAGATACCACTTTAAGAGTACTTTCCGTAAGCGAGTTTATGGAGATTGTAAAAAATTATCATCCGGTAGCAAAACAAGCGCAATTAATACTCGAACAGGCAAAGGCCAAATTACTTATTGCCAGGGGTGGTTGGGACCCTGACCTTTATTCCAATTATAAAAATAAAACTTATGACGGTGCCAACTACTATTCCTATTTTGAAAGCAAAATTTCAGTACCTGTTTGGTATGGCATTGAAGTAAATACTGGTTATGATTTGGTAAATGGACAAAACATTAATGTTGAAAATAAACTACCATCAAACGGACTCGGCTATTTGGGTATTTCAGTTTCCCTGTTAAAAAATGTTTTACTGGATAAACAACGCGCAACCCTCAAGCAAGCACTCATATTTCGGGAAGCAAGTGAACAACAGCGGCTTGTAATCCTAAACGACCTGCTTTATAATGCTCTTAAAACATACTATGACTGGAGTTACTCTTACAATGAATATCTTATTTATAAGGAAGCGGTGAGAATTGCTACCATACGTTATAATGCAACAATACAAGGGGTAATTTATGGTGATAGAGCCGCACTGGATACTACAGAAGCACTTACACAACTACAAAGCCGCCAGTTTCAATTAAATGATGCCAAACTTCGTTTTTTAAATAATGGACTTGAGATCAACAATTATTTATGGTTGAACAATAATACACCCCGACCCATAGATACTACTATCGTACCCATGCCATTAAACACCAACTTTACGCAACAACAAATACAACTTAATTATTTGGAAGATATGGCTTTTGAGCTCCAGCAAAATCATCCCATCTTATTGAATTATAATTTCAAACTCCGTCAGTTGGACATAGAGAGAAGACTCAAACTAGAGAACCTAAAACCCACACTCAATGCAAAATACAACTTGCTAAGTGAGCAATTCAACTTCCAAAGTCAAGCTGGAATTCTACTGAGTAACAACTATTATTTTGGATTGAATTTTTCTATGCCTCTTACATTTATGGAGGGTAGAGGTGCCTTGCGACTTACCAAATTAGAAATTCAAAATACACGCTACGAAATGAATTATAAAAAACAGGAGTTGCTTAATAAATTGCGAGGTACCTTCAATGAACTCATTACAACACAACAACAATCTAAATTGTATGAGCAAAGTGTGCAAGGTTTCAAAGATTTATTTGAAGGAGAAACAATTCGTTTAAACAATGGAGAAAGTTCTCTTTTTCTTGTTAATGCCAGGGAGAACAGACTTTTGGATGCACAAATAAAACTATGTGAATTACAGACAAAATATTTTAAAACAGAAGCAGAATTAAAATGGGCAGTCGGAAATATCAACCGATAG